In Pseudobacteroides sp., the following proteins share a genomic window:
- the trpC gene encoding indole-3-glycerol phosphate synthase TrpC produces the protein MILEKIVDAKRMQLSEEMKQIGIDGWKQRLSRPGLHKPIDFFKAIKREGRVSIISEVKKASPSKGIIKEAFNPLEIAKEYHASDVQALSVLTEKNFFQGSDEYLVRIRQSIPLPILRKDFIIDLWQIYQARYIGADAILLIVSILNDDELRKFQAIAGILGMQCIVEVHDKEETLRAIDAGAKIIGINNRNLKTFDVDLKTTEKLMNCIPHDKAVVSESGIKSREDMIYLKELGIDAVLIGETFMRAPSIKEKIDEIRV, from the coding sequence ATGATTTTGGAAAAAATTGTTGACGCAAAAAGAATGCAGTTAAGTGAGGAAATGAAGCAGATTGGTATCGATGGTTGGAAACAGAGACTATCCAGACCGGGGCTTCATAAGCCCATAGATTTTTTTAAGGCAATAAAAAGAGAAGGCAGGGTTTCTATTATTTCCGAGGTTAAGAAGGCTTCTCCCTCCAAGGGGATTATTAAAGAGGCCTTTAATCCCTTGGAAATTGCAAAGGAATATCATGCATCAGATGTTCAAGCTTTGTCAGTACTAACTGAGAAGAACTTCTTTCAAGGCTCGGATGAATACCTTGTTAGAATAAGGCAGTCAATCCCACTTCCAATTTTAAGAAAGGATTTTATAATAGATTTATGGCAGATATACCAGGCCAGGTATATTGGTGCAGATGCCATACTTTTAATAGTATCGATACTTAACGATGATGAACTAAGAAAATTTCAGGCAATAGCTGGTATTCTCGGAATGCAGTGCATAGTTGAAGTGCATGATAAGGAAGAAACACTTCGTGCCATTGACGCTGGAGCAAAAATAATAGGTATCAATAATAGAAATCTAAAAACATTTGATGTTGATCTAAAAACAACCGAAAAGCTTATGAACTGCATTCCCCATGACAAAGCGGTAGTTAGTGAAAGCGGAATAAAAAGTCGTGAAGATATGATATATCTGAAGGAGCTTGGGATTGACGCGGTGCTTATTGGAGAAACTTTCATGCGAGCACCTTCAATAAAGGAAAAAATCGATGAAATAAGGGTGTGA